Proteins encoded together in one Vicia villosa cultivar HV-30 ecotype Madison, WI unplaced genomic scaffold, Vvil1.0 ctg.000015F_1_1_5, whole genome shotgun sequence window:
- the LOC131621947 gene encoding uncharacterized protein LOC131621947, whose protein sequence is MSRSSWSAEKATKAYLNTLKMDPKEKEPSVVEFISALAAGNNAQLMVVACAAAADSTTLALIAAANQTNGNVICIVPNHEDLIASKNFLGVAANEVKFITGKEAQELDVLNQADFVVIDCNLVNHEEIVKLVQIGDGNKQRDIVVVGYNAFSCKGSWRSSCKSKTQLLPIGEGLLVTRFGENNANSSKFRSGMSNSARSRWIVKVDTCTGEEHVYRIRLPQKK, encoded by the exons ATGTCTCGTAGTAGTTGGTCTGCAGAAAAAGCAACTAAAGCCTATCTCAACACTTTGAAAATG GATCCAAAGGAAAAAGAACCATCTGTTGTTGAATTTATATCAGCACTAGCAGCTGGAAACAATGCACAATTAATGGTTGTTGCTTGTGCTGCTGCAGCTGATTCAACAACACTTGCATTAATTGCTGCTGCTAATCAAACTAATGGAAATGTAATATGTATtgttcccaatcatgaagatctaATTGCATCCAAGAATTTCCTAGGAGTAGCTGCTAATGAAGTGAAGTTCATTACTGGAAAAGAAGCACAAGAATTAGATGTATTAAACCAAGCTGATTTTGTGGTAATTGATTGTAATCTTGTGAACCATGAAGAGATTGTGAAATTAGTACAAATTGGTGATGGTAATAAGCAAAGGGATATAGTTGTTGTTGGTTACAATGCTTTTAGTTGTAAAGGGTCTTGGAGATCATCATGTAAATCAAAAACACAATTGCTTCCTATTGGAGAAGGGTTATTGGTGACAAGATTTGGGGAGAATAATGCTAATAGTTCTAAATTTAGGTCTGGAATGAGTAACAGTGCTCGAAGTCGGTGGATTGTGAAGGTTGATACATGTACAGGAGAAGAACATGTTTATCGAATCAGGCTTCCTCAAAAAAAGTGA